One genomic window of Quercus lobata isolate SW786 chromosome 9, ValleyOak3.0 Primary Assembly, whole genome shotgun sequence includes the following:
- the LOC115960900 gene encoding uncharacterized protein LOC115960900, with the protein MDGQKSQQAKLTRTQSSLLRSSPTIRSSIHSLSSITEGDAITPHHHQHQHQHQHDEDDDDEEEKLLKTKTKTKTKKKPIKPGSSSSPRPGSNPVLAITSLSFFTIFSFSSLFYYYFFYLRNEEIPTSENLLFALIFIAVTLFFASKHKGLIHQIVIVLKHSWDENAKRLGFSRTSSRPVQWFIGGDHHQNSMEKTQRINSSNKKITREGVEFYSNGDFYEGEFHKGRCNGSGVYNYFVNGRYEGDWIDGRYDGYGIESWARGSRYKGQYRQGLRHGFGVYRFYTGDSYAGEWCNGQSHGIGVQTCSDASCYVGQFKCGVKHALGCYHFRNGDRYAGEYFGDKIHGFGVYHFANGHCYEGSWHEGRKQGYGMYTFRNGERRCGEWDGGTLKHPLPPLTDTVLRAVQAARKTAENAINLPRVDEPVNKAVMAANRAATAARVAAVKAVQNRMDGKFCDTNV; encoded by the exons atggaCGGCCAGAAAAGCCAGCAGGCGAAGCTCACGAGGACACAGTCCTCACTCCTTCGTTCATCACCCACCATCCGATCATCCATTCACAGCCTCTCCTCCATCACCGAGGGTGACGCTATCACACCCCATCACCACCAGCACCAGCACCAGCACCAGCACGACGAAgacgatgatgatgaagaagagaaGCTGTTGAAGACGAAGAcaaagacgaagacgaagaagaaACCGATAAAACCCGGTTCGAGCTCATCTCCTCGACCCGGTTCGAACCCGGTTCTCGCCATAACCTCGCTCTCATTCTTCACCATCTTCTCCTTCTCTTCCCTCTTCTACTACTACTTCTTCTACCTTAGAAACGAAGAAATACCCACCTCGGAAAACCTCCTCTTCGCCCTTATCTTCATCGCGGTTACGCTTTTCTTCGCGTCCAAACACAAGGGTCTGATCCACCAAATCGTAATTGTACTGAAACACTCGTGGGACGAGAACGCAAAACGACTTGGGTTTTCGAGAACAAGCTCGAGACCGGTCCAATGGTTCATCGGTGGGGACCACCACCAAAATAGCATGGAAAAAACTCAGAGAATCAACAGCAGCAATAAGAAGATTACAAGGGAAGGCGTGGAGTTTTATAGCAATGGGGATTTCTATGAGGGCGAGTTTCACAAAGGGAGGTGTAATGGGAGTGGGGTTTATAACTATTTTGTGAATGGAAGATATGAAGGGGATTGGATTGATGGGAGGTATGATGGGTATGGAATAGAGAGCTGGGCTAGAGGGAGTAGATATAAGGGTCAGTATAGACAAGGTTTGAGACATGGGTTTGGGGTTTATAGGTTCTATACAGGTGATTCTTATGCTGGAGAATGGTGTAATGGGCAGAGTCATGGGATTGGAGTTCAAACTTGCTCTGATGCTAGCTGCTATGTTGGTCAGTTCAAGTGTGGGGTCAAGCATGCCCTTGGTTGCTACCACTTCag GAATGGAGATAGATATGCTGGAGAATATTTTGGAGACAAGATCCATGGATTTGGTGTCTATCACTTTGCTAATGGTCATTGTTATGAGGGGTCATGGCATGAAGGTCGAAAGCAAGGCTACGGTATGTATACCTTCCGAAATGGAGAACGAAGATGTGGTGAATGGGATGGTGGTACCCTTAAGCATCCACTGCCCCCACTAACCGATACAGTCCTTCGAGCAGTCCAG GCTGCGAGAAAAACTGCAGAGAATGCTATTAACCTTCCCCGAGTAGATGAACCAGTAAACAAGGCAGTCATGGCTGCAAATAGGGCCGCCACTGCTGCTAGAGTTGCTGCTGTGAAAGCTGTTCAGAACCGGATGGACGGGAAATTTTGCGATACAAATGTTTAA